The genome window CCAGCGCGAGCCCAGCCGAATCCGGCCGAATTGCGGCGTCAACCAGCCGGCGATCATGCCGAGCACGCTGGTCTTTCCGCTTCCCGAGGGGCCGAACAAGGCGGTCACCAGGCCGGTGGCCTCAAAAGCAAGGTCGACCTCGAACCCGCTCGGGAACCGGTGACGGCAGTTGAAGTCAAGCCGACTCATGCCGCAACCCCTTGCGTTCCAGATATTCGCTGGCAACCAGCGCGGCGGCGGCCAGAAGCAGCGAAACCGCCACCAGCGGCCAGATGGAAGCCAGCCCGTCGGGCCGGTCCTTCAAGGTGTAAATCAACAGCGGGATGGTCCGGTTTCCCTCTCGCTGGCTGGCCAGCATGACGGTTGCCCCGAACTCCCCCAGGCTTCTGGCGTAGGCCAGAACGCAACCGGCAATGACGCCGTTGCGGGCCAGCGGCAAGCTGACGGTGAAAAAAGTTCTCCACCAACCCGCGCCCAGAGTCCTGGCCGCGGTCTCCAGGTTCGGATCCACCGACTGAAAGCCGAGCCGGATGGCCCGAACCATCAAGGGGAAACTCATCACGGCTGCCGCCACCACCAGTCCCGGAAACTCGAA of Acidobacteriota bacterium contains these proteins:
- the modB gene encoding molybdate ABC transporter permease subunit; this encodes MEFSAAEWSAIHNSLRVGLFVVLVSLPPGVCLGYVLARHRFPGKWLVEVAVNLALVVPPVVTGYLLLQVFKPAAPVGGFLGQTLGLRVAFEFPGLVVAAAVMSFPLMVRAIRLGFQSVDPNLETAARTLGAGWWRTFFTVSLPLARNGVIAGCVLAYARSLGEFGATVMLASQREGNRTIPLLIYTLKDRPDGLASIWPLVAVSLLLAAAALVASEYLERKGLRHESA